The stretch of DNA CACCAACACGGTTACACCAATATTGGTAAGGCTATTGATGCGTTGCCAGAATTCGCGACGTGCCAGCGGATCCACCCCTGAGGTCGGTTCATCGAGGAATAATATTTCGGGTTTGTGCAACAGTGCACAGGCCAACGCCAAGCGTTGTTTATAGCCTAATGACAAACTATGACTTTCACTGTTGGCAAAGGCAGTCAGATCAAACTGCGTTAAAGCCCATTCAATCCGTTCTGCTCGTTGTTTGGCAGACAGACCGTAGGCATTGCCGAAGAAATTCAGGTTCTGGACTACATTGAGGTTGCCATATAAGGAAAACTTTTGTGACATGTAACCAATACGAGCCCGTGCAGTTGCAGCGGCATGACGAAGATCCACGCCTGCTACCTGGAGACGACCAGCGCTGGCTGGCAACAGGCCGCAAAGCATACGAAAAGTCGTGGTTTTACCCGCACCATTAGCGCCCAGAAGTCCAAAAACTTCTCCGTGTCTCACATCGAAACTCAAATTCCGAACCGCATAAAATTCACCGAAGCGGCGTTGCAGGTTTTCCACCTCAATAACGGCCTGGTTAGGTTCAGGGCTCTGTTTAAAGTCGTCTTGCAACAGCTTTGAAGTCACTTTCTGATGGCCACGGTCAGTTTTGATCAAGGTAATAAAACTATCTTCAAAGCGGGGTAATACGGGGCTTACCTTTAGGTCGTTTATTGAAGAATATTGCCTCTCGGCCAATTGTATTTCGATAGGTCGTACAGCTTCAGACGCCATGACCACCCGGACTTGCTCACCTTGGATGACCGTATCCATTACACCTTCCAGTGTGGCCAGTTGGCCCTGCAATTGCCGCTTTGTCATGCCAGGTAACGAAACGCTATATACGTTCCCCTTACAGTCGTCACTAAATTTTTCCGGTGTATCAAAACCGAGTATTCGACCCTCATGGAGCAGGATGACTTCCGCGCAACGTTCAGCTTCATCCAGATAGGCCGTGCTCAGCAAGACGCTCATCCCTTCATTTTGTACCAGCCGATAAACAATAGCCCAGAGCTCACGTCGTGATACTGGATCAACTCCCACCGTTGGTTCATCAAGCAACAGCAACTCGGGTGACTGCACCAGTGTACAGGCTAATCCCAACTTCTGTTTCATACCACCGGATAGTCTCCCGGCCAGACGGTCAGTAAAATCTCCCAGCCCGGTCATGCGTAGTAGCTCCTGATACCGGGGGGCTCGCTCAAAGACCGAAATACCTTGTAGATCAGCGTACAAATCGAGATTTTCCTGAACACTGAGATCCTCATACAGGCCGAAGCGCTGTGGCATATAACCGATGCGGGATTGCACCGTTAGTGCATCTTGCATCGTATCAATCCCAAGCACACTGATATAACCCTGATCCGGTTGCATAAGCCCTGCACTCAGACGCATCAGGGTGGTTTTACCGGCCGCATCCGGGCCGATCAAACCGGTGACAATACCGCGTTTTATTTTTAAATTAATGGCTTGCAATGCCTGAACCGTCGCAGCCCCTTGTTGAAAGGATTTACTGACATCCTTACATTCCAATACGATTTCGTCGTCCTGGGCTAGGTTGGTGTCCTGATCTCCAACCCTTTGATCTTTCACACCGGCCCTTTGGCTTCGAGGTTTCATTATGTCAACGCCATTAAATCTGAGAGCATTAAAGTTGGTCGCAGGGATGGTTGTCGGATGTAATCGCCGAGGAACGATGCTGATCCAGCTCAATGCTAACTGTCGCAGGCATTCCGAGGCGCAGTTCATTGTTAGGATTGCACGCATAAATGCGCACCTGAAAGACCAGGTCCGTTCGTACCCTTGTGGTCTCGACCGATTTAGGGGTAAATTCTGCCGTTGGCGAAATATAGCCAACCCAACCACGATAGGATTTATCGGGGTAACTGTCGGTATGGATGTTAGCGAGCATACCTGGATTAATTTTACCGAGATCAGGCGCTTCGACATAAGCACGCACCCACACCGGATCGGTCAACGCGAGACTGTAAACCGGCTTTTGTGGCGAAGCCATGTCGCCGGGTTCCAGCATACGGTTTTGGATAACACCGGCGCTTGGCGCAGTAAGTGAGGCATCCGCAAGGTTACGTTGCGCAATCACAAGCTCCGCTTGGCGTGCCTGTAAGGTTGCTCTGGCAGCAGCAATATTCTCCTGACGCGGCCCCTCTAAGACTAGCTTCAGCACCTCCTGCATTGCCTTGGCTCGAGAATGGGATGCAGTTGCCGCCGTCTTGGCATCGTCACGTTGCTGTGTTGAAGCAAGGTTTTTTTGTTGTAACTCCAGTGCTCGTCGATAATTCGCATCTGCATTTTGCGCTTCGGCCTGAGCTGCATCGGCATCAGCTTGCGCCTTTTTAATTTCCTGAGGACGGCTACCGGTTTCTAAAATATGTAAAAGCTGCCGTTGTGCCAACACCTGCGCTTCGGCCCTGACTACCGCCGCCTGCAATCGCTGTGTATCAAGCTGGGCGAGTTGCTGTCCTGCTTCGACTTGCTCGCCCTCAACCACCATCATAGTAGCGATGCGTTCATTACCATTAAACGCAAGATCAACTTCCCGAATATCAACATTACCATAAAGTGTCAGCTGGTTTTCCGGTGCTCGGTGCACGCCAGTCAACCACCATCGGAGCCCGGCTGTGACAGCGACTAAAATCAAAATCAGGAATATTACTCGGCGTCGGTTAATTTTCATTATGCGCTTCCCACAAGGGTATCTGGATAATATAACGACAGTATGTGCTCTATCATTTGTTCTACCGACTCTTCGTCAAGTTTTAGTTGGAACACTTGCTCAACTACCGGCCGCGCGATGAACGGAAACGCTGCCATGCTGATCAACGACAGAGCGCTCAGTTGAGGTTGCAGGACGGCAACCTGATATCCCTCCTGTTTCCGCCGTTCCAGTAATCTCAGCAATAAACTATCCACTTTCAAACCAAAGAGCCTGATGAACTGCTCACGTAAACCGCCTTCTCGGTACAATATTTCCCGCACGATGAGATTGGGCAACCAAGGCTCTGCTAAAAGAGTTTTCATATAGCTCCTCAGAAAAGCGGCTATGGCATCACGACTATTCTCACTTTCGTTGTCTTGTAGCACTTCAAGTTGCGCCATCAGTGGTGCAAAACTTGTCTCCAGCATCGCCAGGTAAAGGCCTTCTTTATTGCCAAAATAATAATGCACCATTGCTGGATTTACGCCTACCGTGGCCGCAATCTGGCGTATTGAAACGGCTTTAAAATCACATCGTGCAAACTGTTCACGCGCTGCCTGCAGGAGGGCTGCACGTATTGCTTGCTCCTGATTTTGGCCAACCGGGCGACCGGCCCGGCGTATCTTTTCCTGTTTTTTCCTGACTCCAGATACGTGTTTATTTTTAGCTAGTTTCATAATATACAAAATTAATTAATTGTTTGATTAATATACTGCTTCAGTTAGTTATAAAATTCAAGTAAAGCTTGTTCTGGCGCCTGTAACACGCCAGAGATTAATCAGTGTAAAGATAACAATGACGACGCCGACAAGTTTTCGAATCACCTCGTTATTGGCGAAAACAAAACTACTGATAGACTAAGAGGCAGAGGTGTCGGCGTATATGGCCAGCGTGTTGCTATAACCAAACATGACCCACCAACCAATAAGCGAAGCTGCAAAAGGGAAACCTGGAAATGTTTTTTATAAAATGAGTGGGTATCACCTTCGTCTTTATAACTATTCGTAAAGAGCGCC from Pseudomonadales bacterium encodes:
- a CDS encoding ABC transporter ATP-binding protein, coding for MKPRSQRAGVKDQRVGDQDTNLAQDDEIVLECKDVSKSFQQGAATVQALQAINLKIKRGIVTGLIGPDAAGKTTLMRLSAGLMQPDQGYISVLGIDTMQDALTVQSRIGYMPQRFGLYEDLSVQENLDLYADLQGISVFERAPRYQELLRMTGLGDFTDRLAGRLSGGMKQKLGLACTLVQSPELLLLDEPTVGVDPVSRRELWAIVYRLVQNEGMSVLLSTAYLDEAERCAEVILLHEGRILGFDTPEKFSDDCKGNVYSVSLPGMTKRQLQGQLATLEGVMDTVIQGEQVRVVMASEAVRPIEIQLAERQYSSINDLKVSPVLPRFEDSFITLIKTDRGHQKVTSKLLQDDFKQSPEPNQAVIEVENLQRRFGEFYAVRNLSFDVRHGEVFGLLGANGAGKTTTFRMLCGLLPASAGRLQVAGVDLRHAAATARARIGYMSQKFSLYGNLNVVQNLNFFGNAYGLSAKQRAERIEWALTQFDLTAFANSESHSLSLGYKQRLALACALLHKPEILFLDEPTSGVDPLARREFWQRINSLTNIGVTVLVTTHFMEEAEYCDRLAIMAAGELLALGTPLEIKNKVVDEQSPEPSMEDAFIRLIENHEHKQDAA
- a CDS encoding efflux RND transporter periplasmic adaptor subunit; translation: MKINRRRVIFLILILVAVTAGLRWWLTGVHRAPENQLTLYGNVDIREVDLAFNGNERIATMMVVEGEQVEAGQQLAQLDTQRLQAAVVRAEAQVLAQRQLLHILETGSRPQEIKKAQADADAAQAEAQNADANYRRALELQQKNLASTQQRDDAKTAATASHSRAKAMQEVLKLVLEGPRQENIAAARATLQARQAELVIAQRNLADASLTAPSAGVIQNRMLEPGDMASPQKPVYSLALTDPVWVRAYVEAPDLGKINPGMLANIHTDSYPDKSYRGWVGYISPTAEFTPKSVETTRVRTDLVFQVRIYACNPNNELRLGMPATVSIELDQHRSSAITSDNHPCDQL
- a CDS encoding TetR/AcrR family transcriptional regulator, translating into MKLAKNKHVSGVRKKQEKIRRAGRPVGQNQEQAIRAALLQAAREQFARCDFKAVSIRQIAATVGVNPAMVHYYFGNKEGLYLAMLETSFAPLMAQLEVLQDNESENSRDAIAAFLRSYMKTLLAEPWLPNLIVREILYREGGLREQFIRLFGLKVDSLLLRLLERRKQEGYQVAVLQPQLSALSLISMAAFPFIARPVVEQVFQLKLDEESVEQMIEHILSLYYPDTLVGSA